In Daucus carota subsp. sativus chromosome 4, DH1 v3.0, whole genome shotgun sequence, one DNA window encodes the following:
- the LOC108216442 gene encoding GDSL esterase/lipase At4g10955, producing the protein MAKKNQEEIAKETALVLKEINNDNKQNQDSTADADANAADPSSQSSTCAVSNNNEDENDHHPYAFHVSGPRNVSSPSWREIIKSSWKNGNYKRTVIACFIQAVYLLELDRQENKTEENALAPKWWIPFKYKLSQTLIDERDGSIYGAILEWDRSAALADFILIRPSGAPRAVLVLRGTLLKSQTIRRDIQDDLRFLAWESLKGSVRFNGALEALKLIADKYGGGNVCVAGHSLGAGFALQVGKALAKQGVFVETHLFNPPSVSLAMSLKNIGEKAGFAWKRLKSMLPSSNETPAISEVGQNASIPSSGLKNWVPHLYVNNSDYICCYYTDPAGGGNQEVENKENAGPKNGQAAAKLFVLSKGKQKFLEAHGLEQWWGDDLELQQALSNSKLISKQLKSLYTLPAAPKQTQAK; encoded by the exons ATGGCGAAGAAGAATCAAGAAGAGATCGCGAAAGAAACGGCACTGGTTTTGAAAGAgattaataatgataataaacaaaatcaagATTCTACAGCAGATGCTGATGCTAATGCTGCTGATCCATCATCACAATCATCTACTTGTGCTGTATCGAACAATAATGAAGATGAGAATGATCATCATCCATACGCGTTTCATGTTTCGGGGCCTCGCAATGTTTCTTCTCCCAGTTGGAGAGAAATCATCAAATCTAGCTG gaagaatggGAACTACAAAAGGACAGTTATTGCATGTTTCATACAAGCAGTTTACCTTCTCGAACTTGACAGACAGGAAAATAAGACTGAAGAAAATGCTCTTGCTCCAAAGTGGTGGATACCTTTTAAGTACAAGCTGTCCCAAACCCTAATTGACGAGAGAGATGGATCCATATATGGTGCTATACTAGAATGGGATCGTTCTGCTGCTTTAGCAGACTTCATCCTTATCAGACCAAGTGGTGCTCCTAGGGCTGTCTTAGTACTACGAGGTACATTACTTAAAAGCCAAACAATTAGACGTGACATACAAGATGACCTCCGTTTTCTAGCTTGGGAAAGCCTAAAGGGTTCTGTCAGATTCAATGGAGCTCTAGAGGCTCTGAAATTGATTGCAGATAAGTATGGAGGGGGCAATGTATGTGTTGCTGGCCATTCTTTAGGAGCAGGATTTGCACTACAAGTGGGAAAAGCATTAGCTAAACAAGGTGTCTTTGTGGAGACTCATCTGTTTAATCCACCTTCCGTCTCACTGGCAATGAGCTTGAAGAACATTGGCGAGAAAGCTGGTTTTGCTTGGAAGAGGCTTAAATCAATGCTTCCATCTAGCAATGAAACCCCCGCTATCAGTGAAGTTGGGCAAAACGCGAGCATTCCTAGTAGTGGACTAAAGAATTGGGTACCTCATTTATATGTGAACAACAGTGACTATATCTGCTGCTATTACACTGATCCTGCTGGCGGAGGAAACCAGGAAGTAGAAAACAAGGAGAATGCTGGTCCGAAAAATGGACAAGCTGCGGCAAAGCTTTTTGTGTTATCAAAAGGCAAGCAGAAATTTCTAGAGGCACATGGATTGGAGCAGTGGTGGGGTGATGATTTGGAACTTCAACAGGCTCTCAGTAACAGCAAGCTCATAAGCAAGCAGCTGAAGTCCTTGTATACACTACCAGCAGCTCCTAAACAAACTCAAGCTAAATAG
- the LOC108216504 gene encoding uncharacterized protein LOC108216504, with protein sequence MSIPVTHPQQQQLNPNPNPNSNSISNANANLSLEDVSKCFNLPLSDAAESLGVSNTTLKKICLDNGLVRWPYRKFLLGKSIEDILTEAALEKKTRSELLKSTKDGKVDATKNTTSVGPVHEVPKPRSITQPTYKKIQPSSSLAIVDEFRYGFPSKGLLRTSNKWWGSSTTNNKDTRVKEDRNIEQTEQKSEKLLKSSPSKGEVGGQSETNETNTSAQFSGTGLLSAVRKRALEEGQEALKLGFHYCSGINKPRKREKLLLRGIFGSSLPKEWTDVSS encoded by the exons ATGTCTATTCCGGTAACACACCCGCAGCAGCAACAGCTCAacccaaatccaaatccaaattcaaattcaatttcaaacgcaAATGCAAATTTATCGTTGGAAGATGTATCCAAGTGTTTCAATCTTCCTCTCTCCGACGCTGCTGAGTCTCTCG GTGTCTCTAACACGACCCTGAAGAAAATATGCCTGGATAATGGTCTCGTCAGGTGGCCATATCGGAAG TTTCTCCTAGGCAAGAGCATCGAGGATATCTTAACGGAAGCAGCTCTAGAGAAAAAGACAAGATCTGAGTTACTAAAGTCCACAAAAGACGGAAAGGTTGATGCGACAAAGAATACTACATCAGTTGG ACCTGTACACGAGGTTCCCAAACCACGCTCAATCACACAGCCGACATATAAGAAGATCCAGCCTTCTTCCTCTTTGGCCATAGTTGATGAATTTAGGTATGGTTTTCCATCAAAGGGCTTATTAAGAACCTCTAACAAATGGTGGGGAAGCAGTACTACTAATAACAAGGATACCCGTGTTAAGGAAGACAGAAATATTGAACAAACTGAACAGAAGTCTGAAAAGCTATTGAAGAGTAGTCCAAGTAAAGGCGAAGTTGGTGGTCAGAGTGAAACAAATGAAACGAACACTTCTGCCCAATTCTCAGGTACAGGTTTATTATCAGCCGTGAGAAAAAGAGCTCTGGAGGAAGGGCAAGAAGCATTGAAGCTTGGGTTTCATTATTGTTCTGGCATAAACAAGCCAAGAAAGCGAGAAAAACTATTGCTTCGGGGAATTTTCGGCTCATCGTTGCCAAAAGAGTGGACAGATGTCTCTTCTTGA
- the LOC108219152 gene encoding probable purine permease 11, translated as MHDASIAFLFIKLRLSDCQVEPSRLREHSQAILLSSVMEQVEQPPQLHVIVQEAKEVEAMSGDETTIRQTLLQSVQCCNQWWLRLFFFTVLLICGQSAGTLLGRLYFNEGGKSKWMAALVQPAGFPILILLLIIFHIFPSSCKAKDSKFFVSLFTLASLYFSFLGLVSGGLTMMYTYGLCYLPVSTYALICSTQLAFNAVFAFYINSQKFTALILNSVVLLTTSAALLVVGVDNTNSKGGSDKQKFLLGFIFTIGGCAIYALVLSVTQHLLQKVLKSVTPVVILEQMILQSFAASAVCAVGLFASGEWKTMATEIHDYRLGKTSYVMTLVWTAVSWQVYTIGSFGLLFEVSSLFTNVIGTVALPIVPVLAVFFFDDKLNGVKVVAMLLVIWGFLSYIYQHYLDDLKSKKAFKKISDENTECPPCV; from the exons ATGCATGATGCATCCATAGCTTTCTTGTTTATAAAACTTCGGTTATCAGATTGTCAGGTCGAGCCGAGTCGTCTCCGCGAGCATTCACAGGCCATCCTGCTTTCTTCAGTTATGGAACAAGTTGAGCAACCGCCGCAACTTCATGTCATAG TTCAAGAAGCCAAGGAGGTAGAGGCAATGTCAGGGGACGAGACGACGATAAGACAGACACTGCTGCAGAGCGTCCAGTGCTGCAATCAATGGTGGCTGCGGTTATTCTTCTTCACCGTCCTCCTCATATGTGGTCAGTCAGCAGGGACTCTATTGGGAAGGCTTTATTTCAATGAAGGCGGTAAAAGCAAATGGATGGCGGCATTAGTACAGCCTGCTGGTTTTCCGATTCTTATACTTCTTCTGATCATTTTCCACATCTTTCCCAGTTCTTGCAAAGCCAAGGACTCGAAGTTTTTTGTTTCACTCTTTACTCTGGCCTCTCTGTATTTCAGCTTTCTCGGCCTTGTCAGTGGAGGCCTCACAATGATGTATACATATGGCCTTTGTTATCTTCCTGTGTCTACTTATGCCCTCATTTGCTCCACGCAGTTGGCTTTTAATGCTGTTTTTGCCTTCTATATTAATTCGCAGAAGTTCACTGCCCTGATACTGAATTCTGTAGTCCTCTTGACGACGTCTGCAGCTTTACTTGTTGTCGGAGTTGACAACACGAATTCTAAAGGTGGTTCTGATAAACAGAAGTTTTTGCTTGGATTCATCTTCACAATTGGTGGTTGTGCTATCTATGCTCTAGTGTTATCCGTCACTCAGCATTTGCTCCAGAAAGTACTGAAGAGCGTGACCCCTGTCGTGATTCTTGAACAGATGATTCTCCAGTCATTCGCTGCATCAGCTGTCTGTGCAGTTGGCCTGTTCGCCAGTGGCGAGTGGAAGACTATGGCGACAGAAATTCATGACTATCGACTGGGGAAGACGTCGTATGTCATGACATTAGTGTGGACGGCTGTTTCGTGGCAAGTGTATACCATCGGCTCATTCGGGTTGCTCTTTGAGGTGTCGTCGCTGTTCACAAATGTCATCGGTACAGTGGCATTGCCGATTGTTCCGGTTCTTGCTGTGTTCTTCTTTGACGATAAGCTGAATGGGGTTAAAGTTGTGGCTATGTTGCTAGTTATCTGGGGATTTCTTTCTTATATCTACCAACACTACCTTGATGATTTGAAGTCGAAAAAGGCGTTCAAGAAAATTTCAGATGAGAATACAGAATGCCCGCCTTGTGTTTGA
- the LOC108219151 gene encoding probable receptor-like protein kinase At2g42960, producing MASGDLNRELKKKVLGMRLWEVIGICVGAFIVLILCILSMWVTCRRRSKRTNNKYSDPQIPFASKDIKVDIVGDRNMNDHPESLVVTVPDKSSDKNSEKLLVHLGMSKSSDADNISQCSSMYYHERPCSSQSGEEGSSGTVRKQSSYATASPLIGLPEMSHLGWGHWFTLRDLQLATNRFSAENVIGEGGYGVVYRGVLINGTEVAVKKLLNNLGQAEREFRVEVEAIGHVRHKNLVRLLGYCVEGVHRMLVYEYMNNGNLEQWLHGAMRQHGSLTWEARMKVLIGTAKALAYLHEAIEPKVIHRDIKSSNILIDHDFNSKVSDFGLAKLLDSGESHITTRVMGTFGYVAPEYANTGLLNEKSDVYSFGVLLLEAITGRDPVDYSRPANEVNLVEWLKTMVGNRRAEEVLDPDLETKPPTRALKCALLVALRCVDPDSQKRPKMSQVVRMLEADDFPHREDRRNRKTRTASMEIESMKDNGNSAEVDSKVGQSENTTSEILHE from the exons ATGGCATCTGGGGATTTAAACAGAGAGCTGAAGAAGAAAGTTTTGGGTATGAGATTATGGGAGGTGATTGGCATCTGCGTTGGTGCATTTATAGTGTTGATTCTGTGTATCTTATCTATGTGGGTCACTTGTCGAAGAAGATCTAAAAGAACAAATAACAAGTACTCTGATCCTCAAATACCTTTTGCTTCGAAAGATATCAAGGTTGACATAGTAGGGGACCGAAATATGAATGATCATCCAGAAAGTTTAGTTGTTACAGTTCCTGATAAATCTAGCGATAAGAATTCTGAGAAGCTTTTGGTGCACCTAGGTATGAGTAAATCTAGTGATGCTGATAACATCAGCCAGTGCAGCTCAATGTATTATCATGAGAGGCCTTGTAGTTCTCAGTCAGGGGAAGAAGGGAGTTCTGGTACGGTCCGAAAGCAGTCCTCCTATGCAACTGCTTCTCCGTTGATCGGCTTGCCAGAAATGTCACATCTCGGGTGGGGTCATTGGTTTACTCTTAGAGATCTTCAGCTTGCAACAAATCGTTTTTCAGCTGAAAATGTGATTGGAGAGGGCGGATATGGTGTTGTTTATCGTGGAGTACTAATCAATGGAACTGAAGTTGCAGTTAAGAAGCTTCTTAATAATCT GGGGCAGGCTGAGAGAGAATTTAGAGTTGAAGTGGAGGCTATAGGCCATGTTCGACATAAGAATCTTGTACGACTTCTTGGCTATTGTGTAGAAGGGGTACACAG AATGCTGGTGTATGAATATATGAACAATGGAAACCTAGAACAGTGGCTTCATGGGGCCATGCGCCAACATGGTAGCCTTACTTGGGAAGCCCGCATGAAGGTCCTTATTGGTACTGCAAAAGC TCTTGCCTACTTGCACGAAGCTATAGAACCAAAAGTCATTCATCGAGACATAAAATCAAGCAATATCCTGATTGACCATGATTTTAACTCAAAAGTTTCTGACTTTGGATTGGCCAAGCTCTTGGATTCTGGAGAAAGTCACATAACTACCAGAGTGATGGGAACATTTGG TTATGTTGCTCCGGAATATGCTAACACTGGCTTGCTAAATGAAAAGAGTGATGTATATAGTTTTGGGGTCCTCCTCCTGGAAGCAATTACTGGAAGAGACCCGGTGGACTACAGTCGGCCTGCTAATGAG GTAAACCTAGTAGAATGGCTGAAAACGATGGTTGGGAATAGAAGAGCTGAGGAAGTTTTGGATCCAGATCTTGAAACGAAGCCCCCAACACGTGCTTTGAAATGTGCACTTCTGGTTGCTCTTAGGTGTGTTGATCCAGACTCACAAAAACGGCCAAAAATGAGTCAAGTTGTTCGGATGCTTGAAGCAGATGATTTCCCTCATCGTGAG GATCGTAGAAATAGGAAGACCCGCACAGCAAGTATGGAAATTGAATCCATGAAGGATAACGGTAATTCAGCTGAGGTGGACAGCAAGGTAGGACAGTCTGAAAACACAACTTCAGAGATATTACATGAATAG